A window from Drosophila nasuta strain 15112-1781.00 chromosome 3, ASM2355853v1, whole genome shotgun sequence encodes these proteins:
- the LOC132788667 gene encoding uncharacterized protein LOC132788667, whose amino-acid sequence MSTSKRQRQRRLQAQQAQQDQQKDERGQHQRQRRQSRVGHSWLLILLFLLLSLLGDHQHWAASGSSIVEPEEAAFQGHCGHTSPCEQLCYEIHDGMYECDCIEGYELNKNGYSCQVINTTSSGADGHGKSDEDVLYQKGASFSAKLANDKSRFAATGSDSNQDSDSDSAADLDIDNNSDSYDYNDENADGMQLQQQQQQQQQNVNSNDYYISAESISFNSENENENQELDAGDFKVASTAGTTTSSSTPRSSSTTTVTTATSTTKTAAPRNVVDYGDERDVEVDGDVDEYYSYKSDMSIYDDVNNNQLNLRRNSNTNSNSNSHTYQMTSNNNNNNNNNNNNRNKVAMHINKNAANSNIISDKTTTPAPTVSSPLCNLDCGAEGICALEATSTVARCLCPFGKTGNGCLEDIRAHVPRFAKRSWLAFAALHGAYKHVQLRLEFRPESFDGIILLSGERDDLTGDFMALLLNKGFVEFWFDCGSGVGSVRSRETIMLNEWNSVIIYRHRWDAWMVLNHGTKVQGRSNGLFSRITFREPVFLGGIGNITGLAKRLPLAEGFAGCIRRFVANEHDYKFTEHPLGDVINGFDIQDCSTDKCVRYPCQHGGKCLPSDQGAVCLCPIGFVGDLCEIRMDLQVPAFNGSSFLRYAPLGNSALIWLELKVILKPEQSDGLILYSGPEHRGDFIALYLHDGFVEFAFDLGSGPAVVRSEYSLSLGQWHTIKISRTARLAVLKIDQHQEVMTISSNGFWHLSLAQNLFVGGVNHVDHLPLDLKYKSFFVGCIQRIDINGHSLGIVAEALGGSNIANCPHACVARPCGPLAECVPQMESYECRCSIYNERCNKAAEVPPEQLPELSLHKSHNGKPLEGKQYKGVDATAASLQPFSKKLWTQKKHATKRKNLHKHKTTPGTTTTTTTTTTTPKPTTTTTTTPSTTSSTRQSAALGVVGGGAPSNEEIEDDIIFRFVHENAGMQNAPQQHATSSSKATAGEGKGEAKQQRKKQPTLFDSRGKHVGKQHVSKHEHHQKPNAFAHKLSRLPTHYESFQTNPDSDILTFDDNNDWIASLQQQEYADAMATGQMGKTQQSASLTSAADDDNTDNVNPSSNQEQDTDVDADTSGFVFDESLFDATDGTEDYQRKQLAQDMKRIMSNTHTHSHSPPKQQPQAPVATETQYNEDYSDDELLTPVLKSEADAAIPAAPAVPSTPQTHTDWSLLKKFDLSAEHQSQVQSVRKNFGACFAGTDSYFHYNDAETMSQVISYNIDLNLRIKTHSENGVILWTGRQGTTDEHDDYLSLGIEQGYLHFRYDLGAGELAIRFNGTKISDGLWHRVRAIRNSQEGYLEVDGRKTLTQHSPGKMRQLNTDTGLYVGGMPDVAYFTHQRYFSGIVGCISEIVLAGDKLNFDPNTLGTAHNVETGLL is encoded by the exons atgTCAACTTCaaagcgacaacgacaacgacggcTGCAGGCGCAGCAGGCACAGCAGGACCAACAGAAGGACGAACGAGGGCAACATCAAAGGCAAAGGCGGCAGTCGAGAGTTGGTCACAGCTGGCTGCTGATTCTGTTGTTCCTGCTGCTGTCATTGCTGGGGGATCATCAGCACTGGGCagccagcggcagcagcattGTCGAGCCAGAGGAGGCGGCATTTCAAG GTCACTGTGGTCACACCAGCCCCTGTGAGCAGCTCTGCTATGAGATCCACGATGGCATGTACGAGTGCGATTGTATCGAAGGCTACGAGCTGAACAAGAATGGTTACAGCTGTCAAG TCATAAATACGACAAGCAGCGGCGCCGATGGCCATGGGAAGTCCGATGAGGATGTGTTGTATCAGAAGGGCGCCTCGTTTAGTGCCAAGTTGGCCAACGATAAATCCCGTTTTGCAGCCACAGGCTCAGATTCCAATCAGGATTCCGATAGCGATTCAGCTGCAGATTTGGATATCGATAACAATAGCGATAGCTACGATTACAACGATGAGAATGCGGATGGAatgcagttgcaacagcagcagcagcaacagcaacagaatgTCAATTCAAACGATTATTACATATCAGCCGAAAGCATTAGCTTCAATTCGGAGAACGAGAATGAGAATCAAGAATTGGATGCCGGCGACTTTAAGGTGGCATCCACAGCTGGCACCacgaccagcagcagcacaccacgcagcagcagcacaacaacggtgacgacagcaacaagcaCCACAAAGACAGCTGCTCCACGCAATGTGGTGGACTATGGTGATGAGAGGGACGTGGAAGTGGATGGAGATGTGGACGAGTATTATAGCTACAAGTCGGACATGTCCATTTATGACGATGtcaataataatcaattaaaCTTAAGGCGCAATAGCAATactaacagcaacagcaattcgCATACATATCAAATgactagcaacaacaacaacaacaacaataataataataacaacaggaACAAGGTCGCAATgcatatcaataaaaatgctgCCAATAGCAATATCATATCAGATAAAACAACGACACCAGCACCGACAGTCAGCAG CCCACTTTGCAATCTGGACTGCGGCGCAGAGGGCATCTGTGCTCTGGAGGCTACATCTACCGTTGCACGTTGTCTGTGCCCCTTTGGCAAGACAGGCAATGGCTGTCTCGAAG ATATTAGAGCGCATGTGCCACGCTTTGCAAAGCGCTCCTGGCTGGCATTTGCGGCGTTGCATGGCGCCTATAAGCATGTGCAGCTACGGTTGGAATTCCGTCCAGAATCCTTTGACGGCATCATTTTGCTGAGCGGGGAACGTGATGATTTAACCGGTGATTTTATGGCACTGTTGCTTAATAAGGGCTTTGTAGAGTTCTGGTTCGATTGCGGCTCCGGTGTGGGCAGCGTGCGTTCCAGGGAGACGATTATGCTGAATGAATGGAACTCGGTTATCATCTATCGCCATCGCTGGGATGCCTGGATGGTGCTCAATCATGGCACCAAAGTGCAAGGCCGATCGAAT GGCTTATTCTCACGCATCACTTTCCGAGAGCCGGTCTTCCTTGGCGGGATTGGCAACATTACCGGACTGGCCAAACGTTTGCCACTAGCTGAAGGCTTTGCTGGGTGCATACGTCGTTTTGTGGCCAACGAGCATGATTACAAGTTCACGGAGCATCCGCTGGGCGATGTCATCAATGGCTTTGATATAC AGGACTGCTCGACGGACAAGTGCGTGCGTTATCCTTGCCAGCATGGTGGCAAGTGTTTGCCCTCAGATCAAGGCGCCGTCTGCCTTTGCCCCATTGGCTTTGTCGGCGATCTCTGCGAAATACGCATGGATCTGCAG GTACCTGCCTTTAATGGCTCCTCTTTTCTGCGCTATGCGCCACTGGGCAATAGCGCGCTCATTTGGTTGGAGCTGAAAGTTATACTGAAACCCGAGCAGTCCGATGGCCTAATACTTTACTCTGGGCCAGAGCATCGTGGAGACTTTATAGCACTGTATTTGCATGATGGGTTCGTGGAGTTTGCATTTGATCTCGGCAGCGGTCCCGCAGTGGTTCG CAGTGAGTACTCGCTTAGCCTGGGACAATGGCACACCATCAAGATCTCACGCACAGCGCGTTTGGCCGTGCTCAAG atCGATCAGCATCAGGAGGTCATGACCATTTCGTCGAATGGCTTCTGGCATCTGTCGTTGGCACAAAATCTGTTTGTGGGCGGTGTCAATCATGTGGACCACTTGCCGCTGGACCTCAAGTACAAGTCCTTCTTTGTGGGCTGCATACAACGC ATTGACATCAACGGCCATTCGCTGGGCATTGTGGCGGAGGCATTGGGTGGCAGCAATATTGCCAACTGTCCGCATGCTTGTGTCGCCCGTCCTTGTGGCCCGCTAGCCGAGTGCGTGCCACAAATGGAGAGCTACGAGTGCCGTTGCAGCATCTACAACGAGCGTTGCAACAAGGCAGCTGAAGTGCCGCCCGAGCAGCTGCCAGAGCTATCGCTGCACAAGTCACACAATGGCAAACCACTTGAAGGCAAACAATACAAAGGAGTTGACGCGACAGCAGCTTCACTGCAGCCGTTCTCCAAGAAACTGTGGACGCAGAAGAAGCATGCCACAAAGCGTAAGAATTTGCACAAGCACAAAACAACACctggcacaacaacaacaacaactacaacgacgacaacgccGAAGcccacaacgacaacaacaacaactccctCTACAACGAGCAGCACAAGACAATCGGCAGCATTAGGAGTGGTAGGGGGTGGTGCGCCTAGCAATGAGGAAATCGAAGATGATATCATTTTCCGCTTTGTGCACGAAAATGCAGGCATGCAAAATGCCCCACAACAACAtgccacaagcagcagcaaggcAACAGCAGGCGAGGGCAAAGGCGAGGCAAAGCAGCAGCGCAAGAAGCAGCCGACACTCTTTGACAGCCGGGGCAAGCATGTGGGGAAGCAGCATGTCAGCAAGCATGAGCACCACCAGAAGCCGAATGCCTTTGCACACAAACTGAGTCGTTTGCCCACCCACTACGAAAGTTTCCAGACAAATCCGGACAGCGATATACTCACGTTTGATGATAACAACGATTGGATAGCCAGTCTGCAACAGCAGGAGTATGCGGATGCCATGGCAACCGGTCAAATGGGCAAGACACAGCAGAGTGCTAGTTTGACTTCAGCTGCTGACGATGATAACACTGACAATGTGAATCCCAGTTCGAATCAAGAACAGGATACGGATGTCGATGCTGATACAAGTGGCTTTGTGTTTGATGAATCCCTGTTTGACGCCACTGATGGCACCGAAGATTATCAGCGGAAACAGCTTGCCCAAGACATGAAACGCATCATGTCGAACACGCACACGCATTCGCATTCTCCGCCcaagcaacaaccacaagcGCCTGTGGCCACTGAGACTCAGTACAACGAGGATTACAGCGATGATGAGTTGCTAACGCCAGTGCTTAAGTCAGAGGCAGACGCTGCAATTCCAGCTGCGCCTGCAGTACCCAGTACACCACAAACCCACACTGATTGGAGTCTATTAAAGAAGTTCGATCTGTCTGCGGAGCATCAGTCTCAAGTGCAGAGTGTACGCAAGAATTTTGGAGCCTGTTTTGCCGGCACCGACAGCTATTTTCACTACAACGATGCGGAAACCATGAGCCAAGTGATTAGCTACAATATCGATTTGAATCTGCGCATCAAGACGCACTCCGAAAATGGTGTCATCCTGTGGACGGGACGACAGGGCACCACAGACGAGCACGATGATTACTTGTCGCTGGGCATTGAACAGGG TTACTTGCACTTCCGTTACGATCTGGGCGCTGGTGAGCTGGCAATACGCTTCAACGGCACCAAGATCAGCGATGGACTCTGGCATCGTGTTAGGGCCATAAG AAACTCTCAGGAAGGTTATCTGGAGGTGGATGGACGCAAGACGCTGACGCAGCATTCGCCTGGCAAGATGCGTCAACTTAATACCGATACTGGGCTTTATGTTG GTGGAATGCCCGATGTAGCATACTTTACGCATCAGCGCTATTTCAGCGGCATCGTCGGCTGCATATCTGAGATTGTTTTGGCTGGAGATAAACTCAACTTTGATCCGAACACGTTGGGCACGGCGCACAACGTGGAAACCGGTCTACTATGA
- the LOC132788668 gene encoding membralin, whose protein sequence is MADAGGIAENAAEIAVVNAINNINGRNRIIAGGLGGGAGQNNMMNMRDRLFHAIYFRVAATYAELVPRQVQLAIEYLLLLKALVFFFTLVYVHTAFIKNPCSCLQEVQNWPRDGVIRVEIIPYLAEKRAIWEGIKADKQLLQSLKHTYHYDVGPQTLDNHNRLRRYEAILRKLGAPVRPVRAYSNETLYFYFEAINLLDNYEHPSAIPLKTEDDDDDEQYIVEYSLEYGHLRLSAATRKRLNIPVLTVQLDPNTNKCFGDKLTRYLLKRLLGYDDLLMASVRTIAEKEDNKGYLRNVITGEHYRFVSMWWAAWSSYPAALSVMLLFTFSVSMLLRYSHHQIFVFIVDLLQMLEYNVSARFPIAPLLTVILALVGMEAIMSEFFNDTTTAFYIILIVWIADQFDAICVHTSITKRHWLRFFYLYHFAFYAYHYRFSGQYRTLALLSSYLFIQHSMVFFFHRYELPAIMAQRHVFFITRNQLNAAAGGAAAGAGVAGAAAAGAAAEDGARARAGAVGDAAEAGQQAAVQRARVIVTRLFRQLAAQRQGQQQQQAGAAAGGGAADAAGAAEPQQQAGADNATGFGNLRRLPLVGRWLQRGPQFTTVRRVFLGQGHGPVQMMHVRVQRINVADIPGLQTRAAAAAVAASAAAAAATVAATAAAEAAQAAANAAATLTTTAAPTSTPITPTTAAVTTPSEDVESNHGQGRCEAPATATATAAATTINSINDAGATEQGIEEKNTGAGAAAEASEDKQELGHELGFNLGQAAVPKTLKNLNSATADIINMPDTTTTAAASAAKTIATTWVKSEDENEDKAEAFGLPLAKQLANNLPSRSTQQTQPSKERPGETQSSPLLHAQSISTDQQKEQQPTTTTIRETSAASTATSKQSRADAKAEQKQTATQLGIEFEFELGTESKANASTMMDGRQTVDFIEGDSFTSTANYNDVDAIANHIEKESEKESEEREKQGELMKTLPHTSNQVTRAAEAAATNN, encoded by the exons ATGGCCGATGCAGGAGGTATTGCCGAAAATGCGGCTGAAATCGCAGTTGTCAATGCAATCAATAATATCAATGGGCGCAATCGTATCATTGCAGGTGGACTTGGGGGTGGTGCAGGGCAG AATAACATGATGAATATGCGAGATCGGCTATTCCATGCGATTTACTTTCGCGTTGCCGCCACCTACGCAGAGCTAGTGCCACGGCAA GTGCAGTTGGCCATTGAATATCTGCTGCTTCTCAAGGCGTTGGTCTTCTTCTTTACACTCGTCTATGTCCACACGGCCTTCATAAAGAATCCCTGCTCGTGTCTGCAGGAAGTGCAAAACTGGCCACGAGACGGCGTCATAAGAGTGGAGATCATACCATATCTGGCGGAGAAACGTGCCATTTGGGAGGGTATCAAGGCCGacaagcagctgctgcaatcACTTAAGCATACTTA TCACTACGATGTTGGACCGCAAACGCTGGACAATCACAATCGACTGAGACGCTATGAGGCAATACTACGCAAACTTGGCGCTCCAGTGCGTCCTGTGCGCGCCTACAGCAATGAGACTCTTTATTTCTACTTTGAGGCCATCAATCTGCTGGACAACTATGAGCATCCCAGCGCTATACCATTGAAGACGgaggacgatgatgatg ACGAGCAATACATTGTGGAGTACTCGCTGGAGTATGGACATCTGCGTCTTTCGGCGGCTACCCGTAAGCGTCTCAATATACCCGTTTTAACTGTCCAATTGGATCCGAATACGAACAAGTGTTTTGGCGACAAGCTAACGCGATATTTGCTCAAACGTTTGCTGGG TTACGATGATTTGCTAATGGCCTCGGTGCGCACAATTGCCGAGAAGGAGGACAACAAGGGATATTTGCGCAACGTCATCACTGGCGAGCATTATCGCTTCGTGTCCATGTGGTGGGCAGCTTGGAGCAGCTATCCAGCTGCGTTGTCTGTCATGCTGCTCTTT ACGTTTTCGGTGTCAATGCTTTTGCGTTACTCGCATCATCAGATCTTTGTGTTTATCG TTGATCTGTTGCAAATGCTGGAGTACAATGTGTCAGCACGTTTTCCCATTGCCCCACTCTTGACGGTCATTTTGGCGCTAGTAG GCATGGAGGCCATCATGTCGGAGTTCTTTAACGATACCACAACGGCATTCTATATTATATTGATTGTATGGATCGCTGATCAATTCGATGCCATCTGCGTGCACACAAGCATCACAAAGCGTCATTGGCTCAG ATTCTTCTACCTATATCACTTTGCGTTCTATGCGTATCACTATCGCTTCAGTGGACAATATCGTACATTGGCGCTGCTCTCCTCCTATCTATTCATTCAG CACTCGATGGTGTTCTTCTTCCATCGTTATGAGTTGCCTGCCATTATGGCACAGCGTCATGTCTTCTTCATTACGCGAAATCAACTAAATGCAGCAGCTGGTGGCGCAGCAGCGGGCGCAGGAGtcgcaggagcagcagcagctggagctgcaGCTGAAGATGGAGCTAGAGCAAGAGCAGGCGCTGTAGGGGATGCAGCAGAGGCGGGACAACAGGCTGCTGTGCAACGTGCGCGTGTCATTGTAACGCGACTCTTTCGTCAACTGGCTGCACAGCGACagggacaacaacagcagcaagctgGAGCTGCCGCTGGCGGTGGAGCTGCTGATGCAGCTGGAGCGGCAGAGCCACAGCAACAAGCTGGAGCGGACAATGCAACGGGTTTCGGCAATTTGAGACGTTTGCCGTTGGTTGGACGCTGGTTGCAACGTGGACCGCAATTCACGACCGTGCGTCGCGTGTTTTTGGGCCAGGGTCATGGACCTGTGCAAATGATGCATGTGCGTGTTCAGCGCATCAATGTGGCCGACATCCCTGGGCTGCAGACGCGtgcagctgccgccgctgtAGCTGCttcagccgcagcagcagcggcaacagttgctgccacGGCAGCAGCCGAAGCGgcccaagcagcagcaaatgcggCAGCAACACTAACAACCACAGCAGCGCCAACATCCACACCAAttacaccaacaacagcagcagtaacaacaccAAGCGAAG ATGTCGAATCAAATCATGGACAAGGACGATGCGAAGCaccagcaacggcaacggcaacagcagcagcaacaacgataaACAGCATCAATGATGCAGGAGCAACTGAACAGGGGATTGAAGAGAAAAACACTGGAGCTGGGGCAGCAGCGGAAGCATCTGAAGACAAGCAGGAGCTGGGGCATGAGCTGGGTTTCAATCTAGGGCAGGCAGCCGTGCCCAAGACTTTGAAAAATCTAAATTCCGCTACGGCGGATATTATAAATATGCCggatacaacaacaacagcagcagcatcagcagcaaaaacTATTGCAACAACATGGGTTAAGTCTGAGGATGAGAATGAGGATAAAGCGGAGGCTTTTGGTCTGCCATTGGCAAAGCAATTAGCAAATAATTTGCCATCTCGAAGCACGCAGCAGACGCAGCCGTCAAAAGAGAGGCCAGGTGAAACCCAGAGCAGTCCACTGTTGCATGCCCAAAGCATTTCCACTGACCAGCAAAAGgagcagcaaccaacaacaacaacaattagagaAACATCTGCCGCCTCTACAGCGACGTCAAAACAATCCAGAGCAGACGCGAAGGCTGAGCAAAAGCAGACTGCGACTCAGCTTGGaattgagtttgagtttgagttggGGACCGAGTCCAAAGCCAACGCAAGCACAATGATGGATGGCAGGCAAACAGTTGATTTTATAGAAGGCGACAGCTTCACGTCAACAGCAAATTACAACGATGTCGACGCCATTGCAAACCACATAGAGAAAGAGTCGGAGAAAGAGTCCGAGGAGCGGGAGAAACAGGGGGAGCTAATGAAAACTCTACCACATACATCAAACCAAGTGACAAGAGCAGCAGAAGCCGCAGCAACCAACAACTGA